One segment of Dolichospermum sp. DET69 DNA contains the following:
- a CDS encoding transposase encodes MRKLTDSDKQEILKLYRETAETTSTLAERYGVSNSTISRLLKSTLPEEEYEFLVSLKRAARTPEGRAQVSYEQLPLLTQAPLEVEASSSVSIVEELSNPELEKPTIAAVVEVEAEAEAKADGDPDFAQPIPANRRVKTRSWAVEQPKIPVVKETPIFKETPIFKETPIFKELEIVRHKPIETPIIPKPKLEVETRYSQPSLFAEILDEDLLDEPDDLEDDDLDDDLYEDEEDFEDEDYEAPKPLVTRRSNGEASVQVLPLSVANLPKTCYLVIDRSAELITRPLKDFGDLGLIPSLENQQKTLPIFDNHRVAKRFSTKRDRVIKVPDSQMLHKASNHLQAKGITRLLIDGQVYSLSLI; translated from the coding sequence GTGAGAAAATTAACTGATTCTGACAAACAAGAAATTCTCAAGCTATATCGAGAAACTGCCGAAACAACCTCGACTTTGGCAGAACGTTATGGTGTGAGTAATTCCACAATTAGCCGACTGCTTAAAAGTACCTTACCAGAAGAAGAGTACGAATTTCTCGTTTCTTTAAAACGCGCTGCTAGAACCCCTGAAGGCAGAGCGCAGGTAAGTTATGAGCAGTTACCACTGTTAACTCAAGCACCATTGGAAGTGGAAGCTTCTAGTAGTGTCAGCATTGTTGAGGAGTTATCCAACCCAGAACTAGAAAAGCCCACAATAGCCGCAGTGGTAGAGGTAGAGGCAGAGGCAGAGGCAAAGGCAGATGGTGATCCTGATTTTGCCCAACCCATTCCGGCTAATAGACGGGTTAAAACACGCTCCTGGGCAGTGGAACAACCCAAGATTCCTGTTGTCAAAGAAACTCCAATTTTCAAAGAAACTCCAATTTTCAAAGAAACTCCAATTTTCAAAGAATTGGAAATTGTCAGACACAAGCCCATAGAAACGCCAATTATTCCCAAACCAAAGTTAGAGGTGGAAACTCGATATTCACAGCCAAGTTTGTTTGCGGAAATCTTGGATGAGGATTTGTTGGATGAACCTGATGATTTAGAAGATGACGATTTGGATGATGATTTGTATGAGGATGAGGAGGATTTTGAGGACGAAGACTATGAAGCACCAAAACCTCTAGTTACCAGACGCTCAAATGGGGAAGCATCTGTTCAGGTTTTACCATTGTCGGTTGCTAATTTACCGAAAACCTGCTACTTGGTAATTGATCGTTCTGCGGAGTTAATTACCCGGCCACTCAAGGATTTTGGTGATTTAGGTCTGATTCCTAGTCTGGAAAATCAACAGAAAACTCTGCCGATTTTCGATAATCACCGCGTAGCTAAACGCTTTTCTACCAAGCGCGATCGCGTGATCAAAGTGCCTGATAGTCAAATGCTCCATAAGGCTAGTAACCATTTACAAGCTAAAGGGATTACGCGACTATTGATTGATGGACAAGTCTATTCTTTGTCTTTAATCTAA